From a region of the Falco peregrinus isolate bFalPer1 chromosome 5, bFalPer1.pri, whole genome shotgun sequence genome:
- the ELAVL1 gene encoding ELAV-like protein 1 isoform X2 — protein MSNGYEDHMAEDCRDDIGRTNLIVNYLPQNMTQDELRSLFSSIGEVESAKLIRDKVAGHSLGYGFVNYVTAKDAERAINTLNGLRLQSKTIKVSYARPSSEVIKDANLYISGLPRSMTQKDVEDMFSRFGRIINSRVLVDQTTGLSRGVAFIRFDKRSEAEEAITNFNGHKPPGSSEPITVKFAANPNQNKNVALLSQLCHSPARRFGGPVHHQAQRFRSAENQELPPPCSWQRAARVPLLSGLHITSGTPQFGNPWFSPMGVDHMSGLSGVNVPGNASSGWCIFIYNLGQDADEGILWQMFGPFGAVTNVKVIRDFNTNKCKGFGFVTMTNYEEAAMAIASLNGYRLGDKILQVSFKTNKSHK, from the exons ATGTCTAATGGTTATGAAGATCACATGGCTGAAGATTGCAGGGATGATATTGGTAGAACAAACTTAATTGTGAACTACCTCCCTCAGAACATGACGCAAGATGAATTACGGAGTCTATTTAGCAGTATTGGCGAAGTTGAATCTGCAAAACTTATTCGGGACAAAGTTGCAG GACACAGCTTAGGCTATGGCTTTGTGAACTACGTTACCGCAAAAGATGCTGAAAGAGCAATAAACACACTGAATGGCCTCAGACTTCAGTCAAAAACTATCAAG GTTTCTTATGCTCGTCCAAGTTCTGAAGTTATCAAGGATGCTAATTTATATATTAGTGGACTACCAAGGTCGATGACACAAAAAGATGTAGAAGACATGTTCTCACGTTTTGGACGCATTATCAACTCACGTGTGCTTGTGGATCAAACTACAG GTTTGTCCAGAGGGGTCGCATTTATCCGGTTTGACAAAAGGTCAGAAGCAGAAGAGGCAATTACAAATTTCAATGGTCACAAACCCCCAGGTTCCTCCGAACCCATTACAGTGAAGTTTGCAGCCAATCCTAACCAGAACAAAAATGTGGCACTGTTATCGCAGCTGTGTCATTCACCAGCTAGACGGTTTGGAGGGCCAGTGCATCACCAGGCGCAAAGATTCAG GTCAGCAGAGAATCAGGAACTGCCACCGCCATGTTCTTGGCAGAGAGCAGCACGTGTACCGCTTTTAAGTGGTTTGCATATCACCAGTGGTACACCACAGTTTGGGAACCCCTG GTTCTCTCCTATGGGTGTAGATCACATGAGTGGGCTTTCTGGTGTAAATGTTCCAGGAAACGCATCTTCTGGCTGGTGTATCTTCATCTACAACCTTGGTCAAGATGCTGATGAGGGAATCCTCTGGCAGATGTTTGGCCCCTTTGGTGCGGTTACCAATGTGAAAGTTATTCGAGATTTCAACACCAACAAGTgcaaaggttttggttttgtgaccATGACAAACTATGAAGAAGCTGCAATGGCCATAGCAAGTCTTAATGGCTACCGCCTGGGGGACAAAATCTTACAGGTTTCCTTCAAAACCAACAAGTCCCACAAATAA
- the ELAVL1 gene encoding ELAV-like protein 1 isoform X1, translating to MSNGYEDHMAEDCRDDIGRTNLIVNYLPQNMTQDELRSLFSSIGEVESAKLIRDKVAGHSLGYGFVNYVTAKDAERAINTLNGLRLQSKTIKVSYARPSSEVIKDANLYISGLPRSMTQKDVEDMFSRFGRIINSRVLVDQTTGLSRGVAFIRFDKRSEAEEAITNFNGHKPPGSSEPITVKFAANPNQNKNVALLSQLCHSPARRFGGPVHHQAQRFRPSAQDKRSDLSDQLNCSRSPLNSLSAENQELPPPCSWQRAARVPLLSGLHITSGTPQFGNPWFSPMGVDHMSGLSGVNVPGNASSGWCIFIYNLGQDADEGILWQMFGPFGAVTNVKVIRDFNTNKCKGFGFVTMTNYEEAAMAIASLNGYRLGDKILQVSFKTNKSHK from the exons ATGTCTAATGGTTATGAAGATCACATGGCTGAAGATTGCAGGGATGATATTGGTAGAACAAACTTAATTGTGAACTACCTCCCTCAGAACATGACGCAAGATGAATTACGGAGTCTATTTAGCAGTATTGGCGAAGTTGAATCTGCAAAACTTATTCGGGACAAAGTTGCAG GACACAGCTTAGGCTATGGCTTTGTGAACTACGTTACCGCAAAAGATGCTGAAAGAGCAATAAACACACTGAATGGCCTCAGACTTCAGTCAAAAACTATCAAG GTTTCTTATGCTCGTCCAAGTTCTGAAGTTATCAAGGATGCTAATTTATATATTAGTGGACTACCAAGGTCGATGACACAAAAAGATGTAGAAGACATGTTCTCACGTTTTGGACGCATTATCAACTCACGTGTGCTTGTGGATCAAACTACAG GTTTGTCCAGAGGGGTCGCATTTATCCGGTTTGACAAAAGGTCAGAAGCAGAAGAGGCAATTACAAATTTCAATGGTCACAAACCCCCAGGTTCCTCCGAACCCATTACAGTGAAGTTTGCAGCCAATCCTAACCAGAACAAAAATGTGGCACTGTTATCGCAGCTGTGTCATTCACCAGCTAGACGGTTTGGAGGGCCAGTGCATCACCAGGCGCAAAGATTCAG GCCTTCAGCCCAGGACAAGCGTAGCGATTTATCAGATCAGCTGAATTGCAGTAGGAGCCCGCTCAACTCATT GTCAGCAGAGAATCAGGAACTGCCACCGCCATGTTCTTGGCAGAGAGCAGCACGTGTACCGCTTTTAAGTGGTTTGCATATCACCAGTGGTACACCACAGTTTGGGAACCCCTG GTTCTCTCCTATGGGTGTAGATCACATGAGTGGGCTTTCTGGTGTAAATGTTCCAGGAAACGCATCTTCTGGCTGGTGTATCTTCATCTACAACCTTGGTCAAGATGCTGATGAGGGAATCCTCTGGCAGATGTTTGGCCCCTTTGGTGCGGTTACCAATGTGAAAGTTATTCGAGATTTCAACACCAACAAGTgcaaaggttttggttttgtgaccATGACAAACTATGAAGAAGCTGCAATGGCCATAGCAAGTCTTAATGGCTACCGCCTGGGGGACAAAATCTTACAGGTTTCCTTCAAAACCAACAAGTCCCACAAATAA
- the ELAVL1 gene encoding ELAV-like protein 1 isoform X4: MSNGYEDHMAEDCRDDIGRTNLIVNYLPQNMTQDELRSLFSSIGEVESAKLIRDKVAGHSLGYGFVNYVTAKDAERAINTLNGLRLQSKTIKVSYARPSSEVIKDANLYISGLPRSMTQKDVEDMFSRFGRIINSRVLVDQTTGLSRGVAFIRFDKRSEAEEAITNFNGHKPPGSSEPITVKFAANPNQNKNVALLSQLCHSPARRFGGPVHHQAQRFRFSPMGVDHMSGLSGVNVPGNASSGWCIFIYNLGQDADEGILWQMFGPFGAVTNVKVIRDFNTNKCKGFGFVTMTNYEEAAMAIASLNGYRLGDKILQVSFKTNKSHK, encoded by the exons ATGTCTAATGGTTATGAAGATCACATGGCTGAAGATTGCAGGGATGATATTGGTAGAACAAACTTAATTGTGAACTACCTCCCTCAGAACATGACGCAAGATGAATTACGGAGTCTATTTAGCAGTATTGGCGAAGTTGAATCTGCAAAACTTATTCGGGACAAAGTTGCAG GACACAGCTTAGGCTATGGCTTTGTGAACTACGTTACCGCAAAAGATGCTGAAAGAGCAATAAACACACTGAATGGCCTCAGACTTCAGTCAAAAACTATCAAG GTTTCTTATGCTCGTCCAAGTTCTGAAGTTATCAAGGATGCTAATTTATATATTAGTGGACTACCAAGGTCGATGACACAAAAAGATGTAGAAGACATGTTCTCACGTTTTGGACGCATTATCAACTCACGTGTGCTTGTGGATCAAACTACAG GTTTGTCCAGAGGGGTCGCATTTATCCGGTTTGACAAAAGGTCAGAAGCAGAAGAGGCAATTACAAATTTCAATGGTCACAAACCCCCAGGTTCCTCCGAACCCATTACAGTGAAGTTTGCAGCCAATCCTAACCAGAACAAAAATGTGGCACTGTTATCGCAGCTGTGTCATTCACCAGCTAGACGGTTTGGAGGGCCAGTGCATCACCAGGCGCAAAGATTCAG GTTCTCTCCTATGGGTGTAGATCACATGAGTGGGCTTTCTGGTGTAAATGTTCCAGGAAACGCATCTTCTGGCTGGTGTATCTTCATCTACAACCTTGGTCAAGATGCTGATGAGGGAATCCTCTGGCAGATGTTTGGCCCCTTTGGTGCGGTTACCAATGTGAAAGTTATTCGAGATTTCAACACCAACAAGTgcaaaggttttggttttgtgaccATGACAAACTATGAAGAAGCTGCAATGGCCATAGCAAGTCTTAATGGCTACCGCCTGGGGGACAAAATCTTACAGGTTTCCTTCAAAACCAACAAGTCCCACAAATAA
- the ELAVL1 gene encoding ELAV-like protein 1 isoform X3, with translation MSNGYEDHMAEDCRDDIGRTNLIVNYLPQNMTQDELRSLFSSIGEVESAKLIRDKVAGHSLGYGFVNYVTAKDAERAINTLNGLRLQSKTIKVSYARPSSEVIKDANLYISGLPRSMTQKDVEDMFSRFGRIINSRVLVDQTTGLSRGVAFIRFDKRSEAEEAITNFNGHKPPGSSEPITVKFAANPNQNKNVALLSQLCHSPARRFGGPVHHQAQRFRPSAQDKRSDLSDQLNCSRSPLNSLFSPMGVDHMSGLSGVNVPGNASSGWCIFIYNLGQDADEGILWQMFGPFGAVTNVKVIRDFNTNKCKGFGFVTMTNYEEAAMAIASLNGYRLGDKILQVSFKTNKSHK, from the exons ATGTCTAATGGTTATGAAGATCACATGGCTGAAGATTGCAGGGATGATATTGGTAGAACAAACTTAATTGTGAACTACCTCCCTCAGAACATGACGCAAGATGAATTACGGAGTCTATTTAGCAGTATTGGCGAAGTTGAATCTGCAAAACTTATTCGGGACAAAGTTGCAG GACACAGCTTAGGCTATGGCTTTGTGAACTACGTTACCGCAAAAGATGCTGAAAGAGCAATAAACACACTGAATGGCCTCAGACTTCAGTCAAAAACTATCAAG GTTTCTTATGCTCGTCCAAGTTCTGAAGTTATCAAGGATGCTAATTTATATATTAGTGGACTACCAAGGTCGATGACACAAAAAGATGTAGAAGACATGTTCTCACGTTTTGGACGCATTATCAACTCACGTGTGCTTGTGGATCAAACTACAG GTTTGTCCAGAGGGGTCGCATTTATCCGGTTTGACAAAAGGTCAGAAGCAGAAGAGGCAATTACAAATTTCAATGGTCACAAACCCCCAGGTTCCTCCGAACCCATTACAGTGAAGTTTGCAGCCAATCCTAACCAGAACAAAAATGTGGCACTGTTATCGCAGCTGTGTCATTCACCAGCTAGACGGTTTGGAGGGCCAGTGCATCACCAGGCGCAAAGATTCAG GCCTTCAGCCCAGGACAAGCGTAGCGATTTATCAGATCAGCTGAATTGCAGTAGGAGCCCGCTCAACTCATT GTTCTCTCCTATGGGTGTAGATCACATGAGTGGGCTTTCTGGTGTAAATGTTCCAGGAAACGCATCTTCTGGCTGGTGTATCTTCATCTACAACCTTGGTCAAGATGCTGATGAGGGAATCCTCTGGCAGATGTTTGGCCCCTTTGGTGCGGTTACCAATGTGAAAGTTATTCGAGATTTCAACACCAACAAGTgcaaaggttttggttttgtgaccATGACAAACTATGAAGAAGCTGCAATGGCCATAGCAAGTCTTAATGGCTACCGCCTGGGGGACAAAATCTTACAGGTTTCCTTCAAAACCAACAAGTCCCACAAATAA